A genomic window from Microbaculum marinisediminis includes:
- a CDS encoding outer membrane protein assembly factor BamD, which produces MTFRATRATGTTTTGSRALRFAALLCLGLSLTACQSLFGKDDDEFAVIEEEPAEALYNEGLVLSNSGSFKAAAEKFSEVERIHPYSEWARKSLIMSAYTNYEAQRYTDAITSAKRYVTLYPGSDDAAYAQYLVAESYYNQIVDVGRDQARSEKAAVAYRELIEKYPESEYAVEARGKLEVARDQLAGKEMDVGRYYLSKRQYLASINRFKTVVSDYQTTRHVEEALHRLTESYYALGLISEAQTAAAILGHNYPDSPWYKDSYALLSKGGYEPQENEGSWLSEVFRKASGTL; this is translated from the coding sequence ATGACATTCCGCGCGACGCGCGCCACCGGGACTACGACGACGGGTTCGAGGGCGCTGCGGTTCGCTGCGCTGCTTTGCCTCGGACTGTCGCTGACGGCCTGCCAGAGCCTGTTCGGCAAGGACGATGACGAGTTCGCCGTCATCGAGGAGGAGCCGGCGGAGGCCCTCTACAACGAGGGGCTGGTGCTCTCCAATTCCGGGTCCTTCAAGGCGGCCGCGGAAAAGTTCTCGGAGGTCGAGCGGATCCATCCCTATTCGGAGTGGGCCCGCAAGTCGCTGATCATGTCGGCCTACACGAACTACGAAGCGCAGCGCTATACCGACGCCATCACCTCGGCGAAGCGGTACGTCACCCTCTATCCGGGCAGCGATGACGCGGCGTACGCCCAGTATCTGGTCGCCGAATCCTACTACAACCAGATCGTCGACGTCGGCCGCGACCAGGCGCGCTCGGAGAAGGCCGCCGTAGCCTATCGCGAGCTGATCGAGAAGTATCCCGAATCCGAATACGCGGTGGAGGCGCGCGGCAAGCTCGAGGTCGCGCGCGACCAACTGGCCGGCAAGGAGATGGACGTCGGCCGCTACTATCTGTCCAAGCGCCAGTACCTGGCCTCGATCAACCGTTTCAAGACGGTCGTATCCGACTACCAGACCACGCGGCACGTCGAAGAGGCGCTGCACCGGCTGACCGAATCCTACTACGCGCTCGGGCTGATCTCCGAGGCGCAGACGGCGGCGGCCATCCTCGGCCACAACTACCCGGACAGCCCCTGGTACAAGGATTCCTACGCCCTCCTGTCGAAGGGGGGCTACGAGCCGCAGGAGAACGAGGGGTCGTGGCTGAGCGAGGTGTTCCGCAAGGCCTCCGGTACGCTGTGA
- a CDS encoding YbjP/YqhG family protein, with protein sequence MRRFVPIVAQVFLCIAILAAAPSAFAQQEPDAVVGEIYTSYEDNGLGVSPTDPALRDRFSARLQALLAEEDDRIDRDGIGNLDFDVFVDAQDFDITGIEIGTPEISGDKAEVAVGLLNFGQPRKFRYLLVMEDGAWRIDDIVAVSDDMPWTLSVLLAGN encoded by the coding sequence ATGCGCAGGTTCGTTCCAATAGTCGCTCAAGTCTTCCTGTGCATCGCGATCCTTGCGGCCGCGCCGTCCGCGTTCGCGCAACAGGAGCCGGACGCCGTCGTCGGCGAGATCTACACCAGCTATGAAGATAACGGTCTTGGCGTTTCGCCCACCGACCCGGCCTTGCGCGACCGGTTCTCCGCGCGGCTGCAGGCGCTGCTTGCCGAGGAGGACGACCGCATCGACCGCGACGGCATCGGCAACCTCGATTTCGACGTCTTCGTCGACGCGCAGGATTTCGATATCACCGGCATCGAGATCGGCACGCCCGAGATATCCGGTGATAAGGCCGAGGTCGCGGTGGGCCTGCTGAATTTCGGCCAACCGCGCAAGTTCCGCTACCTGCTCGTTATGGAGGATGGCGCCTGGCGGATCGACGATATCGTCGCGGTCAGCGACGACATGCCCTGGACCCTGTCGGTGCTGCTGGCGGGGAACTGA
- a CDS encoding NAD(P)/FAD-dependent oxidoreductase gives MANVVVLGAGLSGVLMAYELVPQMRQEDKVILIGQGPTYHFVPSNPWVAVGWRKQSDIEINLPDIMQRKKIEYVGAGAKRVHPKENRIELEDGNSVAYDYLVIATGPDLAFDEIEGLGPEGNTQSICHVDHASRAYDAFQAFVETPAPIVVGAVQGASCFGPAYEFAFILDTELRRRKIRDKVPMTFVTSEPYIGHLGLDGVGDTKGLLESEMREHHIKWITNAKVKTVEDGKMIVEEVNEDGSPKTTHELPFGYAMMLPAFRGVPAVKDIEGLTNPRGFILVDEHQRNPAYPNIFSVGVCVAIPPTGPTPVPCGVPKTGFMIESMVTATAHNIGALLKGQAPETQATWNAVCLADFGDSGVAFVAQPQIPPRNVNWASKGKWVHFAKIAFEKFFLHKIRRGTAEPFYEKFMLERLNITKLKEVK, from the coding sequence ATGGCAAACGTAGTCGTTCTCGGTGCCGGCCTCAGCGGCGTGCTGATGGCCTACGAGCTGGTTCCCCAGATGCGGCAGGAAGACAAGGTCATCCTGATCGGGCAGGGGCCGACCTATCACTTCGTACCCTCCAACCCCTGGGTGGCGGTGGGGTGGCGCAAGCAGTCGGACATCGAGATCAACCTGCCCGACATCATGCAGCGCAAGAAGATCGAGTATGTCGGGGCGGGCGCGAAACGGGTGCATCCGAAGGAAAACCGGATCGAGCTCGAGGACGGCAACTCGGTCGCCTACGACTATCTCGTCATCGCCACCGGCCCGGACCTGGCTTTCGACGAGATCGAGGGGCTGGGACCGGAGGGCAACACCCAGTCGATCTGCCACGTCGATCACGCCTCCAGGGCCTATGACGCGTTCCAGGCCTTCGTGGAGACCCCGGCACCGATTGTCGTCGGCGCGGTGCAGGGCGCGTCCTGCTTCGGCCCGGCCTACGAGTTCGCCTTCATCCTCGACACCGAGCTGCGCCGCCGCAAGATCCGCGACAAGGTGCCGATGACCTTCGTCACCTCCGAGCCCTATATCGGCCATCTCGGCCTTGACGGCGTCGGCGATACAAAGGGCCTGCTCGAAAGCGAGATGCGCGAGCACCACATCAAGTGGATCACCAACGCCAAGGTGAAGACGGTCGAGGACGGCAAGATGATCGTCGAGGAGGTCAACGAGGACGGCTCGCCGAAGACCACGCACGAGCTGCCGTTCGGCTACGCGATGATGCTGCCGGCCTTCCGCGGCGTGCCGGCGGTGAAGGACATCGAGGGCCTCACCAATCCGCGCGGCTTCATCCTTGTCGACGAGCACCAGCGCAATCCGGCCTATCCCAACATCTTCAGCGTCGGCGTCTGCGTGGCGATCCCGCCGACGGGGCCGACGCCGGTGCCCTGCGGCGTGCCGAAGACCGGCTTCATGATCGAATCCATGGTGACGGCGACGGCGCACAACATCGGCGCGCTGCTGAAGGGCCAGGCGCCGGAGACGCAGGCGACGTGGAACGCGGTGTGCCTGGCCGACTTCGGCGATTCCGGCGTCGCCTTCGTCGCCCAGCCGCAGATCCCGCCGCGCAACGTCAACTGGGCGTCGAAGGGCAAGTGGGTCCACTTCGCCAAGATCGCGTTCGAGAAGTTCTTCCTGCACAAGATCCGGCGCGGCACCGCCGAGCCGTTCTACGAGAAGTTCATGCTCGAGCGCCTGAACATCACCAAGCTCAAGGAGGTCAAGTGA
- a CDS encoding AraC family transcriptional regulator gives MTALSERGLDAGDSARYWRAPRYGGLECLAARFFSHRYAPHTHDTYVVGAIVAGCETFVLRGERRYGRPGDLCFVHPGDVHDGEPYGDGYAYRMSYPSVDLLREIACELTGRETCATPFFPEPVVNDPDGTARFVAAHKGLGGSDLLYSDERFVSVMAMILSRHARLGDPAPVGTERGPVRRAQDYLDAHYAESIDLPTLAGVAGVSRFHLIRAFRKETGLTPYAWLADRRIKAARGLLAGGRTPGAVALDCGFADQSHLTRAFKARVGVTPARFRAAALDIAGQDAA, from the coding sequence ATGACGGCGCTGTCCGAGCGCGGTCTCGACGCGGGCGACAGCGCACGCTACTGGCGTGCGCCCCGCTACGGCGGCCTGGAATGCCTGGCCGCCCGGTTCTTTTCCCACCGCTACGCCCCGCACACGCACGACACCTATGTCGTCGGCGCGATCGTCGCGGGCTGCGAGACCTTCGTGCTGCGCGGCGAGCGCCGCTACGGCCGCCCCGGCGACCTGTGCTTCGTTCATCCCGGCGATGTGCACGACGGAGAGCCATACGGAGACGGCTATGCCTACCGGATGTCCTATCCGAGCGTCGACCTTCTCCGCGAGATCGCCTGCGAGCTGACTGGCCGCGAGACCTGCGCGACGCCGTTCTTCCCTGAGCCGGTCGTCAACGACCCCGACGGGACGGCGCGCTTCGTGGCCGCCCACAAGGGGCTGGGCGGCAGCGATCTGCTCTACAGCGACGAGCGCTTCGTCTCGGTAATGGCGATGATCCTGTCGCGCCACGCCCGCCTGGGCGATCCCGCCCCGGTGGGCACGGAGCGCGGGCCCGTGCGCCGGGCGCAGGACTATCTCGACGCCCATTATGCCGAGTCGATCGACCTGCCGACGCTGGCCGGCGTCGCCGGTGTCAGCCGCTTCCACCTGATCCGCGCGTTCCGCAAGGAAACCGGCCTGACGCCCTATGCCTGGCTCGCCGACCGGCGCATCAAGGCGGCGCGTGGTCTGCTCGCCGGCGGCCGGACGCCTGGCGCGGTCGCGCTCGACTGCGGTTTCGCGGACCAGAGCCATCTGACCCGGGCCTTCAAGGCGCGCGTCGGCGTCACGCCGGCCCGGTTCCGCGCCGCCGCCCTGGATATCGCGGGCCAGGATGCGGCCTGA
- a CDS encoding AzlC family ABC transporter permease, protein MRDGAIDVLPAAVAVVPFALLLGALAAQKGISVPEMVLMSATVFAGSAQFVAVDIWREPVPWLLLTVTALMINLRHLLMGASLAGKIGHFGTGTSLIALFTMVDETWALAERRAARTKLSATYFLTMGLILYVNWIGWTGLGAALGGLIGDPSRYGADFAFPAIFLTLLVGLWQGPRTGVAIAASAIVAALVYLSFEGPWFIAAGGIAGALAGAVIGPADEAVTETVE, encoded by the coding sequence ATGCGCGACGGCGCGATCGACGTCCTGCCGGCCGCCGTTGCCGTCGTTCCCTTCGCGCTCCTGCTCGGCGCGCTGGCGGCGCAGAAGGGCATCAGCGTGCCTGAGATGGTGCTGATGAGCGCGACGGTGTTCGCCGGCAGCGCCCAGTTCGTCGCCGTCGACATCTGGCGCGAGCCGGTGCCGTGGCTGCTGCTCACCGTTACCGCGCTGATGATCAATCTGCGGCATCTGCTGATGGGGGCCTCGCTCGCCGGCAAGATCGGGCACTTCGGCACCGGCACGAGCCTGATCGCGCTGTTCACAATGGTCGACGAGACCTGGGCGCTGGCAGAGCGCCGGGCCGCCCGCACGAAACTGTCCGCGACCTATTTCCTGACCATGGGCCTGATCCTCTACGTCAACTGGATCGGCTGGACCGGGCTCGGCGCGGCGCTCGGCGGCCTTATCGGCGATCCGTCGCGATACGGCGCCGATTTCGCGTTTCCGGCAATCTTCCTGACCCTGCTGGTCGGCCTCTGGCAGGGGCCGCGCACCGGCGTCGCCATCGCCGCCAGCGCGATTGTCGCCGCGCTCGTGTACCTGAGCTTCGAAGGCCCCTGGTTCATCGCCGCTGGCGGTATTGCCGGGGCGCTCGCCGGCGCGGTCATCGGGCCCGCCGACGAAGCGGTGACGGAGACGGTCGAATGA
- the ligA gene encoding NAD-dependent DNA ligase LigA — MAGLEKTPVSDLTAEDAAAELERLAKEIGEHDRRYYQEDQPSISDAAYDALRQRNAAIEAAFPSLVRPDSPSLRVGAAPSEKFAKVRHTVPMLSLDNAFDEEDVAGFVDRIRRFLKLDGDTAIAFTAEPKIDGLSASLRYENGVFVQAATRGDGEEGEDVTANVATIPDIPRRLKGDGFGDVFEVRGEVYMSHADFEALNARQEADGKPVFANPRNAAAGSLRQLDPRVTASRPLKFFAYAWGEVGALPSDSQWGVYQSFRDWGLPTNPLMRQVNSVAEIMAFYHEIEETRARLGYDIDGVVYKVDRLDWQRRLGFVSRSPRWAIAHKFPAEKAMTVLEDIEIQVGRTGALTPVAKLTPVTVGGVVVRNATLHNEDEIARKDVRIGDTVILQRAGDVIPQILGVVFEKRPKDAEPYAFPHTCPVCGSHAVREVNPRTGKEDVIRRCTGSLVCPAQAVEKLIHFVSRNAFDIEGLGAKQVSAFFEDGLITKPADIFTLQARDAQSLKRLKDREGWGSTSVRNLFAAIDARRDIDLHRFIYALGIRHVGETTAKLLARHYGTFEAFRTAMKAAGEGADSEAYQYLLSIEGIGDTVAEALVEFFAEPRNEEQIDALLAEVTPREAQAPQATESPVAGKTVVFTGSLERLTRDEAKAMAERYGAKVASSVSAKTDLVVAGPGAGSKLKKAAELGVEVIDENAWFDLVESG, encoded by the coding sequence ATGGCAGGGCTGGAGAAGACGCCGGTTTCGGACCTGACGGCCGAGGACGCGGCCGCGGAACTCGAGCGCCTGGCCAAGGAAATCGGCGAGCACGACCGGCGCTACTATCAGGAAGACCAGCCGTCGATCTCGGATGCCGCCTATGACGCGCTGCGCCAGCGCAATGCCGCCATCGAGGCCGCGTTCCCCTCGCTCGTCCGCCCCGACAGTCCCTCGCTGCGGGTCGGCGCCGCGCCGTCGGAGAAATTCGCCAAGGTCCGGCACACGGTGCCGATGCTGTCGCTCGACAACGCCTTCGACGAGGAGGATGTGGCCGGGTTCGTCGATCGCATCCGCCGGTTCCTCAAGCTCGATGGCGACACGGCGATCGCCTTCACCGCGGAGCCGAAGATCGACGGCCTGTCGGCGTCGCTGCGCTACGAGAACGGCGTCTTCGTGCAGGCCGCTACGCGCGGCGACGGCGAGGAGGGCGAGGACGTCACCGCCAACGTCGCCACCATTCCCGACATCCCCAGGCGGCTGAAAGGCGACGGCTTCGGCGACGTCTTCGAGGTGCGCGGCGAGGTCTATATGAGTCATGCCGACTTCGAGGCGCTGAACGCGCGCCAGGAGGCGGACGGCAAGCCGGTGTTCGCCAATCCGCGCAACGCGGCGGCCGGGTCGCTGCGCCAGCTCGACCCGCGCGTCACCGCCTCGCGGCCGCTGAAGTTCTTCGCCTATGCCTGGGGCGAGGTCGGCGCGCTGCCGTCCGACAGCCAGTGGGGCGTCTACCAATCGTTCCGCGACTGGGGCCTGCCGACCAACCCGCTGATGCGCCAGGTGAACTCGGTCGCCGAGATCATGGCGTTCTATCACGAAATCGAGGAGACCCGGGCGCGGCTCGGCTACGATATCGACGGCGTGGTCTACAAGGTCGACCGGCTCGACTGGCAGCGCCGGCTCGGCTTCGTCTCGCGCAGCCCGCGCTGGGCGATCGCGCACAAGTTTCCCGCCGAGAAGGCGATGACGGTGCTCGAGGATATCGAGATCCAGGTCGGCCGCACCGGCGCGCTGACCCCCGTCGCCAAGCTGACGCCGGTCACGGTCGGCGGCGTGGTGGTGCGCAACGCCACCCTGCACAACGAGGACGAGATCGCCCGCAAGGACGTGCGCATCGGCGACACGGTGATCCTGCAGCGGGCCGGCGACGTGATTCCGCAGATCCTCGGCGTCGTCTTCGAGAAGCGGCCCAAGGATGCCGAGCCCTACGCGTTCCCGCACACCTGCCCGGTCTGCGGCAGCCACGCGGTGCGCGAGGTCAACCCGCGCACCGGCAAGGAGGACGTGATCCGGCGTTGCACCGGCTCGCTGGTCTGTCCAGCCCAGGCGGTCGAGAAGCTGATCCATTTCGTCTCGCGCAACGCATTCGACATCGAGGGGCTGGGGGCCAAGCAGGTCTCCGCGTTCTTCGAGGACGGGCTGATTACGAAGCCCGCCGACATCTTCACGCTGCAGGCGCGCGACGCGCAGTCGCTGAAGCGCTTGAAGGATCGCGAGGGCTGGGGCTCGACGTCGGTGCGCAACCTGTTCGCGGCGATCGACGCGCGCCGCGACATTGACCTGCACCGGTTCATCTATGCGCTCGGCATCCGCCATGTCGGCGAGACCACGGCCAAGCTGCTCGCCCGCCACTACGGAACCTTCGAGGCGTTCCGCACGGCGATGAAGGCGGCGGGCGAGGGGGCGGACAGCGAGGCCTACCAGTATCTCCTGTCGATCGAAGGGATCGGCGACACGGTGGCCGAGGCGCTGGTCGAATTCTTCGCCGAGCCGCGCAACGAAGAGCAGATCGACGCGCTGCTGGCCGAGGTGACGCCCAGGGAGGCGCAGGCGCCGCAGGCGACCGAGTCTCCCGTGGCCGGCAAGACCGTGGTGTTCACCGGCTCGCTGGAGCGGCTCACCCGCGACGAGGCCAAGGCGATGGCCGAGCGCTACGGGGCCAAGGTGGCAAGCTCGGTCTCGGCGAAGACCGATCTCGTCGTCGCCGGGCCGGGTGCCGGGTCCAAACTCAAGAAGGCCGCCGAGCTGGGCGTTGAGGTCATAGACGAGAACGCCTGGTTCGATCTGGTTGAAAGCGGATAG
- the recN gene encoding DNA repair protein RecN — protein MLVALSIRDIVIIDKLDITFDSGLSALTGETGAGKSILLDSLSLALGGRGDAALVRRGAERGQVTAVFDAGPRHPARALLAEYGFEADGDIILRRQQAADGRTRAFINDQPAGVQLLKSVGASLVEIHGQHDDRALIDPSVHRQLLDSFGDLDADVAATAKAHGAWRAAEAALKQARDALEKATSERDYLAHALEELDMLAPEAGEEAHLAERRQVMMQAEKLADELTEASDAVAGHASPVPLMSAALRRLERRAGDLPDLLDPVVAALTAAIESIEEARSSVERAQHEIAFDPRELETTEERLFALRAAARKHQCGVDDLPGLREGMRAALSDMETGEERLGALEVAARAAADAYDMAAAKLTEKRRKAAKALDRAVVAELAPLKLERAAFETRIETDGDGGGPDGRDRVEFWVQTNPGTHPGPLLKVASGGELSRFLLALKVALADKGSAPTLVFDEIDTAVGGAVSDAIGVRLQRLADRVQVLTVTHAPQVAARAHRHLLIRKESPKRGADVVTRVDPLDPSHRREEIARMLAGATVTEEARAAAGRLLAGTE, from the coding sequence ATGCTCGTCGCCCTCTCGATCCGCGACATCGTCATCATCGACAAGCTCGACATCACGTTCGATTCGGGGTTGAGCGCGCTCACCGGCGAGACCGGTGCCGGAAAATCGATCCTTCTGGATTCCCTGTCCCTGGCGCTCGGCGGGCGCGGCGACGCCGCGCTGGTGCGTCGCGGCGCCGAACGGGGGCAGGTGACGGCGGTATTCGACGCGGGCCCCCGCCATCCCGCCCGCGCGCTCCTCGCCGAGTACGGCTTCGAGGCGGACGGCGACATCATATTGCGCCGCCAGCAGGCCGCCGACGGGCGCACCCGCGCCTTCATCAACGACCAGCCGGCGGGCGTTCAGCTTTTGAAATCGGTCGGCGCGAGCCTCGTCGAGATCCACGGCCAGCACGACGACCGAGCCCTGATCGACCCGTCGGTCCACCGGCAACTGCTCGACAGCTTCGGCGACCTGGACGCCGACGTGGCGGCCACGGCGAAGGCGCACGGCGCCTGGCGGGCGGCGGAGGCGGCGCTCAAGCAGGCCCGAGACGCGCTGGAGAAGGCCACGTCGGAGCGCGACTATCTCGCCCACGCGCTGGAAGAACTCGACATGCTGGCGCCGGAGGCTGGCGAGGAGGCGCATCTGGCCGAGCGCCGGCAGGTGATGATGCAGGCCGAGAAGCTCGCCGACGAACTGACCGAGGCAAGCGACGCGGTCGCCGGCCACGCGTCGCCGGTGCCGCTGATGTCGGCGGCGCTGCGGCGGCTCGAACGGCGCGCCGGCGACCTGCCGGACCTGCTCGATCCGGTGGTCGCGGCGCTGACGGCGGCGATCGAGTCGATCGAGGAGGCGCGGTCGTCGGTCGAGCGGGCGCAGCACGAGATCGCCTTCGATCCGCGCGAGCTGGAGACCACCGAGGAGCGGCTGTTCGCGCTCCGGGCGGCGGCCCGCAAGCACCAGTGCGGCGTCGACGACCTGCCCGGCCTGCGCGAGGGGATGCGCGCCGCGCTGTCCGACATGGAAACCGGCGAGGAGCGCCTCGGCGCACTCGAAGTGGCGGCGAGAGCGGCCGCGGACGCCTACGACATGGCGGCGGCGAAGCTGACGGAGAAGCGGCGCAAGGCGGCGAAGGCGCTCGACAGGGCGGTGGTGGCCGAGCTGGCGCCGCTGAAGCTGGAGCGGGCCGCCTTCGAAACCCGCATCGAGACCGACGGCGACGGCGGCGGCCCGGACGGGCGCGACCGCGTCGAATTCTGGGTGCAGACCAATCCGGGCACCCATCCGGGGCCGCTTCTGAAGGTGGCCTCCGGCGGCGAACTGTCCCGCTTCCTGCTCGCGCTGAAGGTCGCGCTCGCCGACAAGGGCAGCGCGCCGACGCTGGTGTTCGACGAAATCGATACCGCCGTCGGCGGGGCCGTGTCGGATGCGATCGGGGTGCGGCTGCAGCGGCTCGCCGACCGGGTGCAGGTGCTGACCGTCACCCACGCGCCGCAGGTCGCCGCCCGCGCGCACCGGCATTTGCTGATCCGCAAGGAATCGCCGAAACGGGGCGCCGACGTCGTCACCCGGGTCGACCCGCTCGATCCGTCGCACCGGCGCGAGGAGATCGCGCGGATGCTGGCCGGTGCGACGGTCACCGAGGAGGCACGGGCGGCCGCGGGCCGTCTTCTGGCGGGAACGGAGTGA
- a CDS encoding AzlD family protein: protein MTLDALQIDPLALAAIAGMALVTYASRIGGWLVIRRLVVSGRARAALEAVPGAVLAAVITPAVLATGPAETAAAAITVVAALRLPQLAAIVIGVVSVVILRAVLY, encoded by the coding sequence ATGACGCTGGACGCGCTTCAGATCGATCCGCTGGCGCTTGCCGCGATCGCGGGCATGGCGCTCGTCACCTACGCGAGCCGGATCGGCGGCTGGCTGGTGATCCGCCGGCTGGTCGTGTCCGGCCGGGCACGGGCGGCGCTCGAAGCGGTGCCCGGCGCGGTGCTGGCCGCGGTGATCACGCCCGCCGTGCTGGCCACCGGGCCGGCGGAGACGGCCGCCGCGGCGATCACGGTGGTCGCTGCGCTGCGGCTGCCGCAGCTCGCGGCGATCGTCATCGGCGTCGTCTCCGTGGTGATCCTCCGGGCCGTGCTGTACTGA